From the genome of Denticeps clupeoides chromosome 4, fDenClu1.1, whole genome shotgun sequence, one region includes:
- the LOC114789362 gene encoding thread biopolymer filament subunit gamma isoform X1: MSSMLSSRTQSGAGFGSRVSVGFGAGSGVGSGYGMGGGLGAAGVGGAGLGLGFGGSAAGLGLGGSAAGLGLGGSAASFGFGGAGAGFGLGGGSAGLRLGGAGLGLGFGGGAGGGLGYGSGALVPSAAFTMGRTMAAGGLSAGSALAAGAVAGPVVFPVLTREAEKLTLSNLNDRFSTYMAKVRTLQQENANLEAELSHLTGGADVSPESSSMTTLEYETQLSDYRTTLENLTLDTIRLEIELDNVRGNAHELKAKFDFEQGVRFQLDSDIAAMKKDIEVATDMRVELDAKYNSLKNDFDILSKTQQEELSTLKTKMGTTTKDTSVSMIEVDTGKSFDISTALNKMRAEYEKSVQQHREEANAYYKAKMDEMHTENVKKTEAISTTKVEVTGAKKELQALTLELHGLMSANAALEHSLMEAQAQSSVGVAESQAQVASLSLAIETAKADLQKQIVAYEELLDIKSALDVEIATYRKLLEGEDFNFRLTEYSEPSVTVYKSPPIQYRVGGGELQVKEIITTETSIISDADGSESS; encoded by the exons ATGTCCTCTATGTTATCCTCTAGGACCCAGTCAGGAGCCGGTTTTGGCTCTAGGGTCAGTGTAGGTTTTGGGGCTGGTTCCGGTGTAGGCAGTGGGTATGGTATGGGTGGAGGTCTTGGTGCAGCTGGAGTAGGTGGGGCAGGTCTGGGGCTTGGTTTCGGTGGTTCTGCAGCAGGTCTTGGTTTGGGTGGTTCTGCAGCAGGCCTTGGTCTGGGTGGTTCTGCTGCAAGCTTTGGGTTCGGTGGGGCAGGTGCCGGCTTCGGTCTGGGTGGAGGTAGTGCTGGACTCCGGCTAGGTGGTGCAGGACTTGGGCTGGGGTTtggtggaggagcaggaggaggattAGGATATGGCAGCGGGGCACTTGTACCCAGTGCGGCATTCACAATGGGCCGCACCATGGCTGCTGGGGGCCTGAGTGCCGGGTCGGCATTGGCAGCAGGTGCAGTGGCGGGTCCTGTGGTGTTCCCGGTGCTGACTCGGGAAGCAGAGAAGCTGACACTTTCCAACCTGAATGACCGCTTCTCCACATACATGGCCAAAGTGCGAACCCTGCAGCAGGAGAATGCTAACCTTGAGGCCGAGCTGTCACATCTGACTGGAGGGGCAGATGTGTCCCCTGAGTCCAGCAGCATGACCACGCTGGAGTATGAGACCCAGCTTAGTGACTACCGAACCACACTGGAGAACCTTACACTCGACACCATCAGACTGGAGATTGAGCTGGACAACGTGAGAGGTAACGCCCATGAACTCAAAGCAAA GTTTGACTTTGAACAAGGTGTGAGGTTTCAGCTCGATTCTGATATTGCTGCAATGAAAAAG GACATTGAGGTGGCAACCGACATGCGAGTTGAACTGGATGCCAAATATAACAGCTTGAAAAACGACTTTGACATTCTCAGCAAGACACAGCAGGAG GAACTGTCCACTCTAAAGACCAAAATGGGCACCACCACCAAAGACACATCAGTGTCCATGATTGAGGTGGACACAGGCAAGTCCTTTGACATCTCAACGGCTCTTAACAAGATGAGGGCAGAGTACGAGAAATCTGTGCAGCAGCACAGAGAAGAAGCCAATGCTTACTACAAAGCTAAG ATGGATGAGATGCACACAGAAAATGTCAAGAAAACAGAGGCGATCTCCACAACAAAGGTGGAAGTCACAGGGGCAAAGAAAGAACTACAGGCTCTCACACTGGAGCTACATGGCCTAATGTCTGCA AACGCAGCGCTGGAGCACAGTTTGATGGAGGCACAGGCACAGTCCAGCGTTGGTGTGGCTGAAAGTCAAGCACAGGTTGCCAGCCTTTCTCTGGCCATAGAGACAGCTAAAGCAGACCTACAGAAGCAGATTGTGGCCTACGAGGAGCTGCTGGACATCAAGTCGGCTCTGGACGTAGAGATAGCCACCTACAGGAAGCTTCTGGAAGGGGAGGACTTCAA TTTCAGGTTAACAGAGTACTCAGAGCCATCTGTCACCGTGTATAAGTCTCCTCCAATTcaatatagag TTGGTGGTGGAGAACTGCAGGTGAAGGAGATCATCACAACAG AAACATCCATCATATCAGATGCTGATGGGTCCGAATCCTCCTGA
- the ccr9a gene encoding C-C chemokine receptor type 9a, which produces MYRMYRRYDFFCCCKKHPLFTHKPTHTHTQTSQCGFLSDTLKASANETVARVTLGVYDIGKQLSRGNQTGKHGTVCEMAQDTTMDALYNDEYTTPTEGFDDTYCDKSVVRDFRKYYEPPLYSAIVLLGAVGNMLVIWIYLHFRNRMKTMTDVYLFNLAVADLLFLVTLPFWVSDAVQGWTFGSALCKLLSACYKINFFSSMLLLTCISVDRYIAIVQTTTAQNSKKLRLFWSKLVCVFVWVLAVFLSMPEFLFATSKEDFDDPDWNYCSMVYWNNKNNRTKILVLALQICMGFCLPLVVMIFCYTIIILTLMKTKNFEKHKALRVILAVVAVFVLTQLPYNTMLVVDATQAANMTITDCSTIQGFDITSQVMKGLAYMHCCLNPFLYAFVGVRFRKDLVRILHSYGLLERKRNVKKPYGVQFRASVMSETDTTQALSL; this is translated from the exons ATGTACAGAATGTACAGAAgatatgactttttttgttgttgcaagAAACATCCCTTgttcacacacaaacccacacacacgcacacacaaacgtCACAATGTGGTTTCCTGTCTGATACcttaaaagcgtctgcaaatgAGACAGTTGCCAGAGTGACTCTCGGCGTGTACGATATCGGAAAGCAGCTATCGCGTGGGAACCAGACAGGAAAACACG GAACCGTGTGTGAAATGGCTCAGGACACAACCATGGACGCCCTG TATAATGATGAGTACACAACGCCAACTGAGGGTTTCGATGACACCTACTGTGACAAGAGTGTTGTCCGAGACTTCCGTAAATACTACGAGCCTCCCCTCTACTCCGCCATCGTCCTTCTGGGAGCAGTAGGCAATATGCTGGTGATCTGGATTTACCTGCACTTCAGGAACCGCATGAAGACCATGACGGACGTGTACCTGTTTAACCTGGCCGTGGCCGACTTGCTGTTCCTGGTCACCCTGCCCTTCTGGGTGTCTGATGCTGTTCAGGGCTGGACATTTGGCTCTGCCCTTTGCAAGCTGTTGTCCGCCTGCTACAAGATCAACTTCTTCAGCAGCATGCTGCTTCTCACCTGTATCTCTGTTGACCGCTACATTGCCATTGTCCAGACAACGACAGCACAGAACTCCAAGAAGCTCCGGCTCTTCTGGAGcaagctggtgtgtgtgtttgtctgggTGCTTGCTGTCTTTTTGTCCATGCCAGAGTTCCTCTTTGCCACATCAAAAGAGGACTTTGACGACCCTGACTGGAACTACTGCTCTATGGTGTACTGGAACAACAAGAATAATCGCACCAAAATACTGGTCCTGGCCCTGCAGATCTGCATGGGATTCTGTTTGCCTCTTGTGGTGATGATCTTCTGCTACACCATCATTATCCTCACCCTGATGAAGACAAAGAACTTTGAAAAGCACAAGGCCCTTCGTGTGATCCTGGCTGTGGTGGCTGTGTTTGTCCTAACTCAGCTACCTTACAACACCATGCTGGTGGTGGATGCCACACAGGCAGCCAACATGACCATCACCGACTGCAGCACCATCCAGGGCTTTGATATCACGTCCCAAGTCATGAAGGGCCTGGCCTACATGCACTGCTGCCTCAATCCATTCCTGTATGCTTTTGTCGGAGTGCGTTTCCGGAAGGACCTGGTCAGGATCCTGCATAGCTACGGCTTGCTGGAGCGCAAACGGAATGTCAAAAAACCGTATGGAGTGCAATTCCGCGCCTCAGTCATGTCTGAGACAGACACCACCCAGGCTCTGTCACTATGA
- the LOC114789362 gene encoding thread biopolymer filament subunit gamma isoform X2: MSSMLSSRTQSGAGFGSRVSVGFGAGSGVGSGYGMGGGLGAAGVGGAGLGLGFGGSAAGLGLGGSAAGLGLGGSAASFGFGGAGAGFGLGGGSAGLRLGGAGLGLGFGGGAGGGLGYGSGALVPSAAFTMGRTMAAGGLSAGSALAAGAVAGPVVFPVLTREAEKLTLSNLNDRFSTYMAKVRTLQQENANLEAELSHLTGGADVSPESSSMTTLEYETQLSDYRTTLENLTLDTIRLEIELDNVRGNAHELKAKFDFEQGVRFQLDSDIAAMKKDIEVATDMRVELDAKYNSLKNDFDILSKTQQEELSTLKTKMGTTTKDTSVSMIEVDTGKSFDISTALNKMRAEYEKSVQQHREEANAYYKAKMDEMHTENVKKTEAISTTKVEVTGAKKELQALTLELHGLMSANAALEHSLMEAQAQSSVGVAESQAQVASLSLAIETAKADLQKQIVAYEELLDIKSALDVEIATYRKLLEGEDFNFRLTEYSEPSVTVYKSPPIQYRVIQTQQMTYLHISLV, translated from the exons ATGTCCTCTATGTTATCCTCTAGGACCCAGTCAGGAGCCGGTTTTGGCTCTAGGGTCAGTGTAGGTTTTGGGGCTGGTTCCGGTGTAGGCAGTGGGTATGGTATGGGTGGAGGTCTTGGTGCAGCTGGAGTAGGTGGGGCAGGTCTGGGGCTTGGTTTCGGTGGTTCTGCAGCAGGTCTTGGTTTGGGTGGTTCTGCAGCAGGCCTTGGTCTGGGTGGTTCTGCTGCAAGCTTTGGGTTCGGTGGGGCAGGTGCCGGCTTCGGTCTGGGTGGAGGTAGTGCTGGACTCCGGCTAGGTGGTGCAGGACTTGGGCTGGGGTTtggtggaggagcaggaggaggattAGGATATGGCAGCGGGGCACTTGTACCCAGTGCGGCATTCACAATGGGCCGCACCATGGCTGCTGGGGGCCTGAGTGCCGGGTCGGCATTGGCAGCAGGTGCAGTGGCGGGTCCTGTGGTGTTCCCGGTGCTGACTCGGGAAGCAGAGAAGCTGACACTTTCCAACCTGAATGACCGCTTCTCCACATACATGGCCAAAGTGCGAACCCTGCAGCAGGAGAATGCTAACCTTGAGGCCGAGCTGTCACATCTGACTGGAGGGGCAGATGTGTCCCCTGAGTCCAGCAGCATGACCACGCTGGAGTATGAGACCCAGCTTAGTGACTACCGAACCACACTGGAGAACCTTACACTCGACACCATCAGACTGGAGATTGAGCTGGACAACGTGAGAGGTAACGCCCATGAACTCAAAGCAAA GTTTGACTTTGAACAAGGTGTGAGGTTTCAGCTCGATTCTGATATTGCTGCAATGAAAAAG GACATTGAGGTGGCAACCGACATGCGAGTTGAACTGGATGCCAAATATAACAGCTTGAAAAACGACTTTGACATTCTCAGCAAGACACAGCAGGAG GAACTGTCCACTCTAAAGACCAAAATGGGCACCACCACCAAAGACACATCAGTGTCCATGATTGAGGTGGACACAGGCAAGTCCTTTGACATCTCAACGGCTCTTAACAAGATGAGGGCAGAGTACGAGAAATCTGTGCAGCAGCACAGAGAAGAAGCCAATGCTTACTACAAAGCTAAG ATGGATGAGATGCACACAGAAAATGTCAAGAAAACAGAGGCGATCTCCACAACAAAGGTGGAAGTCACAGGGGCAAAGAAAGAACTACAGGCTCTCACACTGGAGCTACATGGCCTAATGTCTGCA AACGCAGCGCTGGAGCACAGTTTGATGGAGGCACAGGCACAGTCCAGCGTTGGTGTGGCTGAAAGTCAAGCACAGGTTGCCAGCCTTTCTCTGGCCATAGAGACAGCTAAAGCAGACCTACAGAAGCAGATTGTGGCCTACGAGGAGCTGCTGGACATCAAGTCGGCTCTGGACGTAGAGATAGCCACCTACAGGAAGCTTCTGGAAGGGGAGGACTTCAA TTTCAGGTTAACAGAGTACTCAGAGCCATCTGTCACCGTGTATAAGTCTCCTCCAATTcaatatagag TTATCCAGACACAGCAAATGACTTATCTGCATATCTCCCTGGTATGA